A window of Pseudomonas denitrificans (nom. rej.) genomic DNA:
TGATCCCGCGCGAGTTCATCCCGGCGATCCAGAAGGGCATCGAGGAGCAGATGCAGAACGGCGTGCTCGCCGGCTACCCGCTGATCGGCCTGAAGGCCTCGGTGTTCGACGGCTCCTACCACGACGTCGACTCCAGCGAGATGGCGTTCAAGATCGCCGCTTCCATGGCTACCAAGCAGCTCTCGCAGAAGGGCGGCGCGGTGCTGCTGGAGCCGGTGATGAAGGTCGAGGTGGTGACGCCGGAGGATTACATGGGCGACGTAATGGGCGACCTCAACCGCCGGCGCGGACTGATCCAGGGCATGGAAGACACCCCGGCGGGCAAGGTCATCCGCGCCGAGGTGCCGCTGGGCGAGATGTTCGGCTACGCCACGGACGTGCGTTCGATGTCTCAGGGGCGGGCGAGCTACTCGATGGAGTTCACCAAGTACGCCGAGGCGCCAGCGAACATCGCCGAGGCGATCATCAAGAAGTCCCAGGGGTGAGTTGTTCCTGAACCGATAACGGCGCCCACGGGCGCCGTTTCTTTTTTGCAGTTGTTGCGCAGCGGCCGGCTGAGCCCGCTCCTACACGGGGGCGTCACTCCGCCAACGGCAACTCGAAACAGAACATCGCGCCACACGGCTCGACATTCTCCGCCCAGATATCACCGCGATGCCGCGAGACGATGCTCTGGCACAGCGCTAGACCAATGCCGTTGCCGCTCACCTTCGACGTGAAGAAGCCATCGAACAGCCGTTCCTTGGCGCCGGCATCGATGCCCCGGCCCTGATCGAGGACTGACAATCGCGCGCTGTTCCCTTCGCTAGAAGTGCGAATGCGCAGCAGGCGGCGCTCTTCGGGGAGGTTGAGCATCTCCTCGATGGCGTTGAAGGCCAGGTTGAGGATCACCTGGCCGACCAGAACCTTCTCGCAGCTCACCCACAGCGGCTCCTCGCAGCGCTCCAGCTCCACGCGCACATTGCTCGGCTGGGCCTTGAGGCTGATGAAGTAGAGGGTTTCGCCGAGCAGTTCGTTAAGGTCGATGCGCTGTTCGGCCTGCTCCAGCTTCACCACGTATTCGCGCACGCTCTTGATGATCAGCGAGGCGTGCTCGATCTGCCGCACCGCGCTGTCCAGCCCCCAGGCGGCGGAGGCTTCGGTCTTCTGTTCGCGGTCCAGGCGGATCAGCGCGCCCTCGATGAAGTTGCGCGTGGCCGCCAGCGGTTGGCTGAGCTCGTGGGCAATCGCCAGGGCCATCTCGCCCATGGCGTTGTAGCGCGCCAGGTACTCCAGCTTCTGGTCGCTCTGGCGCTGCGCCTGGGCCGCGCGCACCTGCTCGGTGACGTCGCGGAACAGCAGCAGGTGGCCGACCAGGTCGTCCTCGATCTCGATGTAGCGGCAGGTCGCGTGGTGCCAGCGCCATTCGCCGTCCAGGCGCTGCAACTGGTAACTGACGGAATAGGGCTCGCGGCTCGGCGGCTGCATGGCGAGGTGGTGTTCCAGGCGCGGGCGCGTGGCGGTGTCGCAGCGGCCGAGGAAGTTGTGCGCCAGCCAGTCGTCCTGGCTGCCGCCCAGCAGGGGCAGGGCGGATTCGCTCAAGAAACGCAGGTTGCCATCGGCATCCAATACCGCCACGCCTTCGGCGAGGTCCTGCATGAAGGCCTTCAGCCGGCTCTCGAAACGCTGCAGGTCGCGCTCGACCTGCTTCTCCTTCGAGATATCGCGGAACTGCACCATCAGCACGTCGCGCTCCTGCAGGTGGACGCGGGTGGCGACGGCTTCGGAAAGAATCTCCACGCCCTGCTTGGAGCGGTAGCACCACTCGATGGTGCGCTGCCCGGTGCGCGCGGCGCCTTCCAGCCAGCGCAGGCCGACCGAGCGGCGGTACTGCGGGGCCTTGGCGGTCATGTCCGGCGCTTTCAGCGGTACCAGCTCTTCGAGGGTGAAGCCGAGCACGGCCAGCGCTGCGTTGTTCGCCCAGAGGATTTCCTTGGTCTGCGCGTCGTGGAGGATCACGCACAGCGGCATGGCCTGGAGCAGGGCGAGGAAGTCGTCGGGCTTGGGCTGGAACATCGAGCGTGCTCTCGGAGGCAGGTTCGGATTGGCAGTGGCGTCTTTATACCGCGCAGCGTAGCGCGAAGGGACTGCGGAGTAACCCGGCGCCGACTAGGGGATTTCTTTAGGCATGGGGCTGCACGCACCAATAGTTGGGCGGGCAGGGCGGTTCATACACTGGCCCCA
This region includes:
- a CDS encoding PAS domain-containing sensor histidine kinase is translated as MFQPKPDDFLALLQAMPLCVILHDAQTKEILWANNAALAVLGFTLEELVPLKAPDMTAKAPQYRRSVGLRWLEGAARTGQRTIEWCYRSKQGVEILSEAVATRVHLQERDVLMVQFRDISKEKQVERDLQRFESRLKAFMQDLAEGVAVLDADGNLRFLSESALPLLGGSQDDWLAHNFLGRCDTATRPRLEHHLAMQPPSREPYSVSYQLQRLDGEWRWHHATCRYIEIEDDLVGHLLLFRDVTEQVRAAQAQRQSDQKLEYLARYNAMGEMALAIAHELSQPLAATRNFIEGALIRLDREQKTEASAAWGLDSAVRQIEHASLIIKSVREYVVKLEQAEQRIDLNELLGETLYFISLKAQPSNVRVELERCEEPLWVSCEKVLVGQVILNLAFNAIEEMLNLPEERRLLRIRTSSEGNSARLSVLDQGRGIDAGAKERLFDGFFTSKVSGNGIGLALCQSIVSRHRGDIWAENVEPCGAMFCFELPLAE